Genomic window (Capsicum annuum cultivar UCD-10X-F1 chromosome 10, UCD10Xv1.1, whole genome shotgun sequence):
GTTTTCTTATAACTCTTTGAGATCAGCAACGGAGAATTTCCATCCATCAAAGAAAATAGGAGGAGGTGGTTTTGGAGTTGTCTATAAGGTGAGAATTGTATTGATCTTGTATTGTTTACAATGCTTCCACATAAATAATATCCTTATAGTGaaaattttgagagagaaaaatgaaTTGTGTACTAATTAATTACTTAAGCAACTTGATTGTTTGATCGCAGGGAGTTTTGAGGGATGGAAGGACTGTAGCTATCAAATGTCTTTCCGCTGAATCCAAACAAGGGACCAGTGAATTGTTGACCGAGATTAATATGATTTCAAATATCCGACATCCAAATCTTGTTCAGTTGATTGGTTGTTGCGTCGAAGATTCAAATAGAATATTGGTGTATGAATACTTGGAGAATAACAGCCTTGCAAGTGCTTTACTAGGTACTTTTCACAAAGTTCAATGCTAGTTTGAACAAAAAATGCATATATAGACAATAGCAAACGAGTCTGCATTAGCTCGTGCATGAACAATACGGTTACATAAGGCCAAGTAGCTGATATAATGTGCTTCCATATTTTGATATTGCTGTTAGCCAATTTCTCTAGATCATCTGCTTTTACTATTGGAAAGGATGTTATCCATGAGCATGGGTAAACAACATATACGATTACCCTTGCAGGTTCTAGAGGGAAACATGTTCCGTTAAATTGGACCAAGAGAGCTGCCATATGTTTGGGTGTAGCAGCTGGTCTAGCGTTTCTTCACGAAGAAGCAGAACCACCAATTGTTCATCGGGATATTAAGGCTAGTAATGTCCTTATTGATGAAAACCTTCATCCTAAAATTGGAGATTTTGGACTCGCTAAGCTTTTCCCTGACAATATCACTCATGTTAGTACTCGAGTTGCTGGAACAATGTGAGTGTACATTGAATTCTTAAAGAGAGAACACCCAAGCAATTTTACATTGCATCCATTCGTTTATATGCAGACCATCTCACTTTTTCCTGTTCTTACTATCAGTTATCTTCTCTTTGTGTAGAGGATATCTTGCTCCCGAGTATGCCTTGCTAGGCCAGCTCACAAAAAAAGCCGATGTCTATAGTTTCGGAGTTCTTGTTCTCGAAATTGTAAGTGGCAGAAGCAGTAGCAATGCAGCATTTGGAGAAGATCTCTTGGTACTAGTGGAATGGGTAGGTTCCCTCAGGAACAATAACTGTTGATATCTAGTTCTGAAAAGCAAGTACCTTCTGCAATGCATTTtaagtgaaaaataaagaaagttaaAAATGGCTGAGTTTGTTTCTTGTGAGATGGTTATGTGAGTCTTGCATTTGCTGGACCTCTGAACAAGTTATTTGGATCATTAAGAACTAGTTGGCATTATATTAGTCAATTATGCCTCTGTGCCAAACTAGTTAGAGTTGGCTATGCAAATTTCTGTATTCATTAGTGGCTTACCTTCAATAGCCTATTTCAGCCGGCCATCAGCCTACCATCACTCGAATCGCCCTAGAAGCATGGGCAGAGCTAGAATACGGGTTACGGGTTTGGCCTAACCCAATGCCTTTTGGTCCAAACCCCGTATTTGTCTTAAGAAATTAATTGAATATGAACAAATTATTGATTTATAACGTAGTAAATTAAAAGGACTAGAATTCTGAACCCATAAGCTTCAAATTTTGGCTCCGCCTCTGCTTGGAAGCTGTCCTATAGGCATAGTTTGTATATTAACGGGATGTGAAAAGTACTAATTCCTCACACTGGTTTAAATACACAGCATATCACTACAATTTTACATAgaaattctatcttattatacTGATTTCATGAACTTAAACTGTTGCAGACATGGAAACTTAGAGAAGAAGGGAGGCTTCTTGATCTTGTTGATCCGGAGCTGACAGAGTATCCAGAAGCCGAAGTGCTGCGCTTCATCAAAGTTGCTCTCTTTTGTATTCAATCTTCTTATAACCAAAGACCTAACATGAAGCAAGTGATTGACATGCTGTCTAAAGAGGTCAAGCTAAATGAGAAGTTGTTAACCAAACCAGGAGTCTATCGACCACATAGCTCTAAACAATCGAGTTATGGCAGTCTCACTACATCCTCCAAGGGAAAGAAAAAAGGTGTAAACTCCACAAATCATTCTGCAACAACAGATTTTCATAGTTTTCAGTGTGTTTCCGAGATGATACCGAGATAAGTGCAGCGACATGCTATTCCATTCTAATGTTTCTATGTTCTCACATACTTTAGCATTTGTAAATTATCCTCTACTAGCCTGGGAAATGCAAAGTGAGATAGATGGGAAGTCCCACTAAACTCATGGCATTGGAAAGAATGCATGTATTGGCCCTCCTTAGATCTTAGAGTAGCCATTTGTTAACTTCTCATGTAAGATAGAGCTATGAGTAGCTGAGAAGGACGGATAGTAGTGGTTCGATTTTTACTACCGATATCCTAGTTGCATATTAGTTGGAAGGTCTGAGAGTTCCACTAGATACATTCAATATTTATGATGACTAAGAATAGTTATCGTCCaagtttgatattatgatatCTCTCAGTATTGCTCATCAACTCTGTTACCTAATTTCTCAAATGGGACCTTAATTTGGCATCGgctaaatataaatttaaaatgttTAAGGGGCAAATCCAGGTAACGTATTTTCAGTAGATGCTCGATACTATAATGTTATAGCAACTGTCAAAAGATAACTGCTTTACAGGTTAAGTTTTTGGTGTGCTGCAGTAGCTTAAGCCTTGAGGTCATATGGAGGCAGTAGATATGGCACATGATCTGTAACTGCCTCACTGCAACATGGTACTCCTTACAGTGTTGTCAAATGGAGCTCGTTTGAGGCGTGCTTAAGGCCCTCAAGTGAGCTGACAAACAGCCTATTTTGGTCATAGCTAGAAAATTTACCACCTTTAACCAGAAAATATCTACCTTGAACATCTGGATTTGAAATTGCTATAGAACATGGATTCTAAACTAATAATGGAAAGTTAACAGAAAACAATATTCAGAAAATGTGCTTTTCAGTGCATTTACCAACAATTGGAAAAAGAAAGGGAAGACTGATGCACAAAGCATCCCATGTTAGCTGGGTTCGGGGAATGGCCGTACCTCAAGGGCTGTGATGGCTCGAACCCGTGACCTATAGTTCACATAGACAAGTTACTGTTGCTCCAATTGGAAGTTGGAAAATATTGCTTTTTCATAGGTTAATCCTGTCCTGTTTCATTTTATGTAGAAGggtgtcatgacccgagccgagGCTATGACCacgacgagcatcccgaaccataaaggcccgagcgCCCatttctatctggcaatcatgcacacCATTCATACTATAAGTAAAAGcggaaaaaaaaatagataaacggaatcatggtcattttCTGAGTTCGACAgaacaatacaaaatttaattcATAAACATTCGAAATCACATGAGaactagtctgcaaaatctctagcAATACGAAAACCAACATCTGTCTAaatactgggacaaggcccccagtcggaccatgaagcaaaaataaaatagcaatgCCCAATAAccaaggccttccgaaataagagAGGTTCACCAACTGCGAACTTCGGACAaacaatctactgcttagcgggaccccggGACTGTGCTTCAGATCCTGAAATCTaggaggtcaatacagatgtaccggtacgcagagcaatccaaaataatgtactttatatacgcagagcaatccaaaataatgtactttatataacataagtgagagaactTCATAAAACAGTTTACATACGATATAGGAAAACTCATGGacatacttaaaagactttgaaacatttctttgaaatcacaactcactctttatcttacttctgagctaggtggtacaccctacaagtctgatattccacgggctatatggaatccgcccttgactcggcggccaaacCCCCAACCCAAGTCTGCCACAAAGGTTGGAgattctgattctgatacgccacagggacctaggccagcgtataatccctcttggggacataataacccgtatcggcaaaacacaattttgggcaatgagttttctgaactcatgccttcttcgggtaaccgcCTAACATatcttaagcccatttttaacattttaaaacatgcatctttctgaaatcaaattctaaaaatctgaataaaatttgacttttattctattctgagtctgttatggcattatctgttttggtatcatcataccaagacttacaagtcatatcttctaagccataaaatatcatgtacaACTCTTTCATTTAAAACAACGTTCAGACAACCAAAATATTCAAACAGTACAAGAGGATtcatatatcaaaatatatgtcaaactatgcaaagattctttcttttcaacatttcaacaaatggtggtcaatttctcaaaacaatcaTGCAATTCCTTCGATTATCACATTTAGcatttaaaaacaagaaattaTCCCTCTCTTCAATCCTCAtccaacataaagttcatataaGATAGTAAATCTCTTGACTCATTCTTTAAGACATGCAATTTAGTAACCCATAACTTGTAAATTAAGAAGTAACACCATGAGAGAGGGaaaattcattattcatgctctcaattcatgtttcaaaactgaaaacatatatatacatatacacgagagaaaaaaaatcaagatttaagggaaggcctcaagaccaaaacgtCCGCAATGCATACTTCTTAATGTAATTCGAATTCCTCATTGATATATGATTTTTCAACATTCTATACATTATTCAAATAATTTCATCATGCCCATGAAGTTTAGGAAAATCCCTaagtaccttagattacttagtttgaGGAATAGGACCCAAATCTTGATTTgcttcttgaaaatcttgaacttaaagatgaattcttgatctttgggagggAAGTTTAAGGTTTtattttgagaggattttgagtaATTTTTGGGTATATTATGCCCTAATAACATCTTAATAATCTGTTACACGACTTGTGGTTAGGGGAAAAGTCTAAATTGTCCTTCAGAATTAATTTTTCAGCAAAGTCCCGCTTTTGGAGCTCACCCCGATGCGGTGTAATCGTGGTGGCTTAATGACCCtaacgaaaatgatcataacttttttctcgggtatcggattaatgCGAAATTAGTGTCGTTAGAAAgctgactaaatgatatacaaTCTGATGgattttgagttgaaaaattccacatacatcaaaagttacacaagttcaaagttgacccttgtagaatcgaataccaaactttggataattcaaagactcttagctcaacttggctctaagtgattttcatgaacatttttcacctcataattacttaacacactaggataaagatcatggcacatgaatttaaatatgtttcatcggattaaagtttacacacgtaggaacaacggtttgatttctagctcgaaaatgcggggtgttacaaatggATACTAAGTAACAATTGGGAGCAAAGTTGTGCCACGATCCAAAAGCgggtcatgatagcacttatCGTGACACAACCTTAGTAAGTAAAAGACAATCACCCAAATTAATAAAGGAATACacaaatacagaagtaaatatgCAAgagagacttctagaatgaagtcaagccaaatatgaaatataattacaatggaacataaaataaatccataaaattcaatcccaaaatctggtgtcGGAGCATATAGAGCATCTAATACAATATCCAGAATTTAAAATACATAGTCTGTCTCTAAAAAATGAGTAAAGGCAACTCATAGATAAAAAAGGCCTGGAGTCGACTCTGATAAGCTTAGAGTGTCCAGTACCTCGACTTGTCACCAACTCCACCAAACAAATCAACCTCCGTGAGTCGTACTCGTACTAAGATCTTCATTGAAAGGTTATAGTAGGGGCAAGTAAAGTCCACTTGCactcattaggtatcataggctgattgagaaaataagaaaataagatatgtaaaatatactatgagcacatcACCTGCAAGAAAAAAGTCCCAAACGGTAGCTCACAGCGTCTTCACTAACAgttctagtatatatatatgcatgtatacacACACaagtacacaaaaataataacaacactGATATAAAGGAGAAATACagaaaaacaaaacacaagttaaGAAAACTAAGTAAAACATGCAAGATGTGAATgtaaatgcaatgcaatgcaatgtggaTGAGATGAATGATGAAAACCATCGCATAATTTTCCATATACACCCATCGAGATTGTAGTTACTAGGTAGGACCCATAAGGGTTTCGCAATCTatatactatatctcatatctcaatctcaactctCCTCTCTGAATTATGTTCACGGAGAGAATTTTCATAaaagtgttattttctttcaacaATAGTGTTTCCCAATGGTACCAGTGTCtcataaatatatgtgtatggaatgaggatgtaatgcttacaatCAACTCAAATGATGATATCCAGTCCATCCAACATgaagtatatatataagtaagCTCAGAAATCAACTAAATGtgtccataattcatgattatcaactccaATTAGTCGCCATTAGTATAAATATGCATGCAACACatcattaatattatatcaaCCTCTAACTTggatattttatcatgataaaagcaaTCAATGCTCAACTAAGGTCTATATTAGCAAAATAAGCCCCCGCATGGGCATCATATCTGGAATAAAGGTATTTAGATGCACAAATAAGgcaaataatgtcaaataaagcccctaCATGGGAAACACACAATATCAAATATCACAAATAAACCACAGTATAATATGAGCCCCACATGGGCACACAACAGTAaaaataatcccaaaatataaacCTCATAGTTATTTTCCCTAATCCAAAATATGCTTTACGTATTCATTAACTACCCAGCTCAATCTAAAAgaaattaagccataacctacctagaAATGATGAAATCCAGTCTACAGTGCTTCAACATGGAGCCTTCCCCTTGCAAATggcctcaaaatcaactataacATTCAAAAATAGCATTTACTCATTAAAAGAAATCTATCGATACTCATATTGCCCATATTTGAGATGGGGTCACAACAGATTcgaaaataaaagagtaaaaatgaaaatttatttgtaAAACACATTTTTCAAGGTTGTAGGAGTATACAGATGAAAACACAtgcaaaaataggttaaaattgaggtccaaaatgaagaaaattattttaaaactttactgGTAAAACCCCCAATTTTTCactttgaaatcataatttaaaggtgtttttgaagATATAATCAATGGAAAATAGTGGGATTATGAGTTTAGAAGTTACCCACACAAAATTTAATATTGAAaccttcaaattttttttctgtAGCCTGAAAGTCCAAAAGTGAAGTAAAATTGCAGAAATAAAGTATTATATTGTTTAGTGAAAAGTACACCATAATCGCAGATCCCACCTCGCGATCATGAGGGTCAAAGCTTGactagccataaaattggccttTGCATTTACGGGTAAGGCTTCACGTTCGTAAGGGTTGGTGAATCAAGCCTTTGTGTTCGTGACAGCCTCATCGCGTTCTCAATGAAGGACTCCATTGCCATTCACGATTATAACCAACACCTCATAATCCTGATTCAGAGTAATTTTCTTCTTTGGATTCACGAATGCATTCACAAAGAAGGATACATGCACCAGATATCAGTTGTGCATAACtgattttgcatggttttgaAGGTTCCAAACGGACCCTCAAAATTTGTTTGGGACCCCTCAAAAGTAAATcatatatgctactaggctaatttcGATATTCGAAACTCATTGGCGATgttgaatttttggaaaaagatcaTTATCAATTAGTTAACCCCAAGACCTTATTCTACTATTTTTAAAACgaaggatcgaaatgagatataaaagttttaaaatagaaCCAACCCCGGTACAAactcaaatttgacatttcagatCTGTTGGCATTGTCCGTTTTGCCTTCTGGCACTTAGGACCACAaatgttgatcgaagtcaactatatgaATTCTTAAGCCTTTAAAAACTTCAAACTCGCACAAATCATTCTTAATTACATTGGAAATCTCGCCAACCATTATTGAATCTAGAAATTAACATGCAGCAACgacaggaaaagaaaaaatggtcaaaacacaaaTAAATGGAATACTTacaaatttaggtcattacaacttctaccactaaaaatctagtttatCCTCAAACTAAAAGCAAGAAGATACCTAAATCGGTAAAAAGTTGAGGGTAACTACTACACATGTCAGAGTCGACCTCCCACGTAGCTTCCGCAATAAGACAGTGActctactaaaccttaaccacATGAATATCTCTAGAAAGTAACCGTCTTATATCCCTGGATAAAATAGGCACTAGCTCGTCAACAAAGGTCAACCTTTTATCCAACTTAATCGAGTCCAACAAAGCACATACGACTCATCCAAAATATAGTATCGAagaagaaatatttgaaaaactagatgaacaaatGAAAAATCTGGATATAAGATCAACTCATAAGTCACCTCCCCAACTATCCAAAGGAactcaaatggtccaatatacTTGGGTCTAAGATtgtccctcttcccaaacctcattatGCCCTTCATGGGCAACACACGAATGAAGACTCAATTACCAATTCCAAACTTCAAGGCACAAAACCTACGGTATGCataactcttttttctctctgCCTGGAGCCTATTTTGAATTACCCAatctctatccaaagactcatgaagcaagtccatATCACAGGCCCCACCCTCCGGTGTCCCAAACCAACTAATAAGAATCGATAAAAGCCTACCACAAATGCCTtgaatggtagatattattataagagaactctGCCAAAGCCAAATgttattccccccccccccccccacctccGAAATCCACAACACATACGCGGagtatatcctctaaaacctaaatagtctactCTAACTAACCATCAGTCTGGGGTTGGAAAGTTATGCTAAggtcaacccgagtacccaactcctcctgaaaagtcCTCCAGAAGATAGAAGTGAACACtgagcctctatctaaaataataaacatgGGTACCCTATGAGGACgaactatctcatgaacatagatatGGGTCAACTCATAAACACTGAAAAAAATCTGAATAGGGATGAAATTGGATAATTTGATTGATCGATCCACAATGATCCAACTACtgtcaaaactataagaagtctGAGACAACctagtcacgaagtccatagtgatcttcTCCCACTTTCACTCAGGAATAGATAATCTGTGAAGAAAACCACCCGATCTCCAATGCTCGATCTTCACCTACTAACAACATGATCAATGAGCTATAAAATCcaccacatccttcttcatactaccCCATCAGTAAAGAtgcttcaaatcatgatatatcttcgtCAGTCCTAGATGGATAAAATATCTAGAGTCATGAGACTCCACTAAAATCAATCTCACCCAATTGCCAACTTACGGCATACAAACTCAACCACCATTCCTCAGTACACCGACAAAATCTAGAGAGGCTTTCTTAGCCTCGCCACTCAATACCTTATTCCGAATCACCCTCAATCTATCATTATCAAACTAGTGAGCACGAATCTACTTCATTAAGAAGATCTAGCATTAAAAAAGGCTAAAACATATTcgggtgttgaaatatcaagcctatcCATCTGGTGAGTGAATGACTAAACCTCTATGGCTAAAAGCCACTCCTGGATCAAAAGATGAGTTAAAATCCCCATAGGAATCAATTTTCGACTCAAGGCATCTGTAACctcattagccttgcctggatgatacaaaatagtgATGTTATAATCCTTGAGTAATTCAAGCCAACgtcgctgcctcatattaagattttGTTTtctgaagaagtactaaaggctacgatgatTGTTGTGCCCAAGCgcatacgcaagtgtacgtggtccacTAAGTGGTAAAATAgccttttacaagccaagtattgatcccacaaaGACTTGTGTTAAATAATCATTCTATTTCAGTTCTACTATCAAGATTAAGCTACTGctaaagtaaccaaaagagtttgagagttataaagtgaaagtaaagtaaacaatacgGTAAATTTCAGGTTCTTGAACAACAAAAGGGTGAATCCCGGGATTAAGGaactacaaacaatcatactaagctataGAAATTCATTGATTatgttaattatcttggttgttggtccACGGGGTTGATATTATTACTATGGCCTTCCAACcctctaatcaactatctaacttagcctcacAACTATATCGTAGAGTGGAGatgcgagaactaagttaaatgcattcatatttcatcacGTACCTGAACCAAATAGGTAAATTTGGTATATTcatatcctaaatgcaaatcataacatcattcaattgaaagattatgatccTATTCCATGTATGCTATTGTTTCTCCTTACGGGCTCATGATAGAATTAAGCTTGTATTCTATggggtcgcgaatccttaaaatagttaactCAAGGATAAATATACAACCAACAATTATAAATAACAAAaaccaattcaattcataacaagactaatcatgttcttggccttaaccccggaaaagggtgtttagcggcacatgggcataatgtaatcacaatagatgaattcatattataatccataaaaaaactaaagtaaGGGAATAAAACCCTAATTGTAGCCTTATACATCATATATTGAATCCctaaggtcgtccaaggtgtttaCACAAGATTTGAagtatcctatttatagtagaaccAAGATTGTCGATTCTGACTTAGCAG
Coding sequences:
- the LOC107846006 gene encoding putative serine/threonine-protein kinase; translation: MSRMAFSCFGSFRQCKDNRGTQVQGLQSATNNVRLFSYNSLRSATENFHPSKKIGGGGFGVVYKGVLRDGRTVAIKCLSAESKQGTSELLTEINMISNIRHPNLVQLIGCCVEDSNRILVYEYLENNSLASALLGSRGKHVPLNWTKRAAICLGVAAGLAFLHEEAEPPIVHRDIKASNVLIDENLHPKIGDFGLAKLFPDNITHVSTRVAGTIGYLAPEYALLGQLTKKADVYSFGVLVLEIVSGRSSSNAAFGEDLLVLVEWTWKLREEGRLLDLVDPELTEYPEAEVLRFIKVALFCIQSSYNQRPNMKQVIDMLSKEVKLNEKLLTKPGVYRPHSSKQSSYGSLTTSSKGKKKGVNSTNHSATTDFHSFQCVSEMIPR